One bacterium genomic window carries:
- a CDS encoding 2,3-bisphosphoglycerate-independent phosphoglycerate mutase, which translates to MDKLDLIKDLSITNNTKMVMLVLDGLGGMALEAGGKTELETANTPNLDLLAESAALGMTDPIMTGITPGSGPAHLGLFGYDPIKYSIGRGALAGAGIGFNMQENDLAARINFATYDNNGLITDRRAGRITTDESSKLCELLDKIEISNVKVFVKPVKEHRAVVIFRGPGLSDKLSDSDPQKTGVQSKEVVALDESTKTTAILVNKFIHKTQNILADKHPANTILLRGFARKPELPQMKDVYKLNAAAIAGYPMYKGLAQFVGMEILQTGGNIREEFETLRTNFSRFDFFFIHIKATDSFGEDGNFDKKVKVIEEVDRNLALITDLKPDVLVITGDHSTPAFLKSHSWHPVPFLLHSKYCRPDDVGHFGETSCLKGALGRFPALDIMPLMMANSLRLTKYGA; encoded by the coding sequence TTGGATAAACTGGATTTGATAAAAGATTTGTCAATTACTAATAATACAAAGATGGTTATGTTAGTTCTTGATGGACTTGGAGGGATGGCTTTAGAGGCAGGAGGGAAGACAGAGTTGGAAACAGCAAATACTCCTAATCTTGATTTACTTGCTGAATCAGCTGCTTTGGGAATGACTGATCCTATAATGACTGGGATAACCCCTGGAAGCGGGCCTGCGCATCTTGGGCTTTTTGGATATGATCCGATCAAATATTCAATAGGCAGAGGAGCTCTTGCAGGTGCAGGGATAGGATTTAATATGCAGGAAAATGACTTGGCAGCTAGAATTAACTTTGCCACATATGATAATAATGGATTGATAACAGATCGCAGAGCTGGCCGTATTACAACAGATGAAAGCTCCAAGTTATGTGAACTGCTGGATAAAATAGAAATCAGCAATGTTAAGGTATTTGTAAAGCCGGTAAAAGAACATCGTGCAGTAGTAATATTCAGAGGACCTGGTTTATCAGATAAACTTTCAGATTCTGATCCTCAGAAAACAGGTGTGCAGTCTAAAGAGGTAGTTGCGTTAGATGAGAGTACCAAAACTACTGCTATTTTGGTGAACAAATTTATTCATAAAACGCAAAATATTTTGGCTGATAAACATCCGGCAAATACAATATTATTAAGAGGTTTTGCAAGGAAACCCGAATTGCCGCAGATGAAGGATGTATATAAGTTAAATGCCGCTGCCATTGCAGGTTATCCTATGTATAAAGGGCTGGCTCAGTTTGTTGGTATGGAGATACTTCAGACAGGAGGCAATATCCGTGAGGAATTTGAGACTTTAAGAACTAATTTTAGCAGGTTTGATTTCTTCTTCATTCATATAAAGGCAACTGATAGTTTCGGAGAGGACGGTAATTTTGATAAAAAGGTTAAGGTTATTGAAGAGGTTGACAGAAATTTAGCGCTTATTACTGATCTTAAGCCTGATGTTCTGGTTATAACAGGCGATCATTCTACACCCGCTTTTCTAAAATCACACAGCTGGCACCCTGTTCCTTTTTTGCTGCATTCAAAATATTGCAGACCCGATGACGTGGGGCATTTTGGAGAAACAAGTTGTTTAAAAGGAGCATTAGGCAGATTTCCAGCGCTTGACATAATGCCTTTAATGATGGCTAACTCGTTAAGATTAACAAAATACGGAGCATAG